From Salinicola endophyticus:
GACAGGCTGCGGCCCTGCTCATCCTCGAAGGTGAAGGTCTCGGCCACCGGCAGCGGTTCGGAGATGCCGGTGGATTCGATCACCAGGTAGTCGAAGCGACCCTCGTCGGCGAGGCGGTTCACCTCGATCAGCAGGTCTTCACGCAGGGTGCAGCAGATGCAGCCGTTGCTCATCTCGACCAGCTTCTCTTCGGCGCGATTGAGATCGACTTCACGCTCGATCAGGGCGGCATCGATATTGATCTCGCTCATGTCGTTGACGATCACCGCGATACGCCGGCCATCACGATTGTTGAGCAGATGGTTGAGCAGCGTGGTCTTGCCGGCGCCGAGAAAGCCGGAGAGCACGGTAACGGGAAGCGGCGGCGCGGGGCGGCGCGAGCCGGCCGGTAGGGTGTCACTCATGATGGTTTCCTCACTGCATCGGTCGTTGCCAGGGCGCGGCGGCAGGACGGTATCGGCCCAAGCCACTCTGCCCGAGTCACGCCATTATGTTATAACATAACAATAAATAGACCAAGCGTAAAACCGATCGCCGCACGGCGAAATGCGTCGTACCGCCGGAATAGCATGAGATCGAGCCTGGCTGCGGCTCTGATCACGGGGCCGAAAAAAGGGGCCGCTCAGGGCGCCCCCTCTCTTGCGCTCACTCGCCCTGGGGGCGCAGCCGCTTGAGCCAGCGCTGACGGGCGTACTTGCGCAGGTTACGCACGTTGTCGGTCTCGTCGACGATGTCCTGGCCCAGGATCGTCTCGAGCACGTCCTCGAGGGTGATCAGCCCCACCCAGCTGCCGTGGTCGTCGTAGACCACCCGGATGTGGTTGTGGTCGTTGAGCATGGCGGTGAAGACATGCTCGACGCTGTCGCTCTCGTCGACCATCGCGATCGGGTGCATCAGCGCCTTGAGCCGCTGTTCGTCCTCGGCGTGGTAGGTGTCGGCCTTGTGCACGTAACCCAGCGCCTGCTCGGCGCCATCCATGACCGGGAAGCGGGTGAACTGGGTCTTGCCGTAGTCGCGGTCGAACTCCGCCACGGTCATGTCCGGCACCACCGTCATGCATACGGTGCGCGGGGTCATCACCCGCTTCAGCGGAATCTCGTGGAGGTTGAGAATATTGGTGATGGTGCGCGCCTCGTCGGCGTCCAGCGCCTTGCCTTCGAGACCGATCCTGGCCAGCGCCTTGATCTCCCCGCGCATGTCGATATCGCCCTCGTTCTTGGCGATGCGGTTGGTGATCATCTCCGACAGCCAGATGAACGGCAGCAGCAGCCACACCATGAACTTGAGTATGCGCGGCAGCATCGGCGCCAGCGTGCGCCAGTAGGTGGCGCCGATGGTCTTGGGGATGATCTCGGAAAACACCAGGATGCCCAGGGTCATCAGCGCCGAGGCGATGGCCACGTGGGCGTCACCGAACACCACCGCCACCTGGGCGCCGACCCCGGTCGCCCCGACCGTATGGGCAATGGTATTGAGCGTCAGGATCGCCGCCAGCGGGCGGTCGATATTGGACTTGAGCGCATTGAGCGAGTCGTGCAGCTTGGGCCGCGTGTCCTGGAGCTGCGCGATATAGCTGGGCGTCAGCGACAGCAGCGCGGCTTCGAGAATCGAGCACAGAAACGAGAAGCCGATGGAGAGAACGACGAAAGCCGTCAGCAGGAGCATGGGGGTTCGCTATGTGACCAGTGAGCACTCTTTATCGGGACTCGGCCGGGCCGTGTCAAGGCGACCGGAAGTCGCCGCCGCCGAGCGCACGGCGGCGGCGCACGGTCACGCTCAGTGGCCGAATTTCTCGTTTTCGCCCATATCGGGCTTGTGGTCCTTCTTCACGTTGGCCTTGGCGATCTCGTAGAGCTGGAAAGCCTTGCTCTCGCGCGCCTGCCAGTGCTCGCCGAAGTCGATATCGATCTCCAGCATGGCGATATCGTCGTCTTCGCGACCGCCCTCGAACCAGGCCGCCACGAACGGGTTCCAGTACTTGTCAATCAGCTCGGCATCGTCGCGCAGGCGCGCCTTGCCCGACATCGACACATAGACCCCGTGCTTCTGATCGGAGAAGGTGATGCAGACGTCGCGGTCGCTCTGCGCTTCGAACGCCTTCTCGGCGCTGCGCCGGGTGTAGAACCAGAGCGTGCCGTCGTAGGCATCCTGGACCAGATGCATGGGTCGGGCGCGGGGTGCGCCGTCGTCGAGGGTCACCAGCATGCCGACCTTGATATCGTCGATCAGCTGCCAGATCTTCTGCTTGTGTTCGGGGCTGGACATCCTTGCCTCCTGTCACCGTGGGGGTCCGCAAGCGAACCGGACAACACGCCATCCGGGCGTGGCCGCCGAAGGTTCGGCGGCTCCTTGAGCCTAGTTGCGCGGCGCCGGCTAAGCAAAGTCCACCGTACCCTCGGGCTGAGCCCCTCCGCGGCGGGGGCTATACTCAAGCCATCGTGTTTGCCGCACCGCCGCCTGGCGCCCGCAATCAGGCCACGCATCGACCTCGGAGCCCGCCCACGCCATGACCGACCCGCAGCCCCCCAGCGCCGCGCTGTCTCTTACTCCCCGCCCCTTCTCGCTCGACCACGCCGAGCTGGGCCAGGCCCTGGCGGCGAGTGCCAACCTGCTGATCATCCAGGATCTCGATGGCGTCTGCATGGGGCTGGTCGACGACCCGCTGACCCGGCAGCTGCCGCGCCGCTACCTTGAGGCCGCCGGCGAGCTGGCGGGGCACTTCTTCGTGCTCACCAACGGCGAACACGTCGGCGCCCGCGGCGTCAACGCGCTGGTGGAGGCGAACTTCGACGACCCCGCCGAGGCGCGCCGTCGCGGTTGCTACCTGCCCGGGCTGGCCGCCGGCGGGGTCCAGTGGCAGGACCGTTTCGGGCGCGTGTCGCACCCCGGCGTCAGCGCCGCAGAGCTCGACTTTCTGGCCAGCTTTCCGGTCGCGGCCGAAACCTTTCTCGATCACTGCCTGGCTCGTCCGCCCTTCGCCCTGGACGCCGCGACGCGTGCCCCTCTGATCGCCGCGGCCGTGCTCGACAACCTCGCCTCGCCGACGCTCAACCTCAATGTCTTCCGCCGCCACTGGCAGGCAACGCCCGAGCCCTACTGGCGGCTGCAGGAGGCGGTGGTGGACTTCATGCAGGCGCGTCTGGCAGCGGCCGCGGCGGCAGGGCTCGAGGACGCCTTCTTCATCCACTACGCGCCCAACGCCGGGCGCGACGACTCAGGCCAGGAGCGCCCGCGCCTGGGTACCGCGGAAGGCACCACGGACTTCCAGCTAATGCTGCGGGGGGCGGTCAAGGAGAGCGGCGTGCTGGCGATCCTCAATCGCTACTACCAGGCACGTACCGGAGTGGCGCCGCTGGGGGAGACGTTCGACGCACGCCAGGCCCCGCGCGAGCCGAAGGCGCTGCTGGCGCTGGCGCGTGAGCACTTCGATCCGGCGCTGATGCCGATGATCGTCGGGGTCGGTGACACGCTCACTTCGGTCAGCACCAGCGAGGACGACACCCCACAGCGGGGCGGCAGCGATCGGGGTTTCCTGACCCTGGTGCAGCAGCTGGGGCACGCCTTCGCGCGCCCCAACCGGGTGCTGTTCGTCGACAGCAGCGGTGGCGAGGTGGCACGTGCCCGGGTCGACGCCGAGCGGCTGGCGCGTCACGCCAGGGACCCCGGCGTCTCGCCGTGGCCGGCGCTGGCCGGCATCAGCGATCCCGACGACCCGCTACGCCTCGATGTGATCTTTGCCGGTGGCCATATCGAGTACGTCGATTTCTTCTGCGAGCTGGCCCGGCAGCGCCGGGCCAGGCCCCCCCAGCCCGACTGATCGGCCGCACCATCGATCCCGCGATCCAGGTCTAGTGATTCAGGTCTAGCGACCCAGGGCCGGGCGCCTGTTACCACCGGTGTCATCCAGAGTGAACGCCCCCACCGTCTCGGCCAGGCGCTGCGACTCCTGCTGCAACGCGGCGGCGGCGGTGGCGGTCTGCTGCACCATGGTGGCGTTCTGCTGGGTCACGCTGTCGAGCTCGGCCACCGCCAGATTGACCTGACCGATGCCTTGGCTCTGTTCGCCGGTGGCCGCAGTGATCTCGCCCAGCACGCCGTTGACCCGCGCGATACTGGCGACGATCTCGTCCATCGCCGCGCCGGCGTCGCGCACCCGCTGGGCGCCGGTCTGGGTGCGATCGGCGGAGGCGTCGATCAGCGTCTTGATCTGACGCGCCGCGTCTGCGCTGCGACTGGCGAGGTTGCGCACTTCCTGCGCCACCACCGCGAAGCCACGGCCGTTCTCGCCGGCACGCGCCGCCTCGACCGAGGCGTTGAGCGCCAGCAGGTTGGTCTGGAAGGCGATGCTGTCCATGGTGGTCACGATCTCGGCGATCTGACGCGACGAGGCCTCGATCTCGTCCATGGTCTGGACCACGCTGGAGACCACCTCGCCGCCGCGCTGGGCCGCCTCGGTAGCCGACACGGCCAGCTTGTCGACCTCGCGTGCCGAGTGCGCGGTATGCTCCACGGTGCCGGTGATCTGCTCGATCGAAGCCGAGGTCTGCTGCAGGCTCGCCGCCATCGAGTCGGTGCGCCGCGAGAGATCCTCGCTGCCGCTGGCGATCTCCAGCGAGGCGTGCTTGACCGAGTCGCTGCTGTCGCGCACCTCGATCATCACCTGCTGCATCTTCTCGGCGAAGGCGTTGAACTGGATCGCCAGCTCGGCGCTCTCGTTGCGCCCGCGCACCGGCAGCCGCTGGGTCAGGTCGCCGTCGCCGGAGGCGATCTCGCGCATGCGCAGCGCCAGTCGCTTGAGCGGCCGCGACAGGCTGCCGCCGAGCAGCCAGCTCACGAGCAGCCCCAGCGCGGCCAGCCCGGCGCCGACCGCAAGCATCGCCAGGGTGTCGCGATGGCGCTGGGCGGCGAGCTGCTGCTGCAGATCGTTGATACCGGCCATGGCCACACTCTCGGGCAGGCGGATCATCAGTATCCAGGGCTTGCCGTCGGCCGGGCCGACATGG
This genomic window contains:
- a CDS encoding CNNM domain-containing protein, translated to MLLLTAFVVLSIGFSFLCSILEAALLSLTPSYIAQLQDTRPKLHDSLNALKSNIDRPLAAILTLNTIAHTVGATGVGAQVAVVFGDAHVAIASALMTLGILVFSEIIPKTIGATYWRTLAPMLPRILKFMVWLLLPFIWLSEMITNRIAKNEGDIDMRGEIKALARIGLEGKALDADEARTITNILNLHEIPLKRVMTPRTVCMTVVPDMTVAEFDRDYGKTQFTRFPVMDGAEQALGYVHKADTYHAEDEQRLKALMHPIAMVDESDSVEHVFTAMLNDHNHIRVVYDDHGSWVGLITLEDVLETILGQDIVDETDNVRNLRKYARQRWLKRLRPQGE
- a CDS encoding methyl-accepting chemotaxis protein; this translates as MHFKSIRTLVTLLVGACIVFVVAALVGYTVYANTRSQALVDASTDELVTASVRQRLSAVAGREAEHIQAKLDHALTLARSLANTNALMGAVDEQGRRRLSLSRDELSNLVRQTVVDNPDLLDAFIGWEPNAFGNDAYYQGREDAGYGKDGRFMPWWYRTADGKIAVLGLGSSMESEKPIPGGIREGEYYLCPKETLKPCVVDPHPFDYNGQTLMVTSFNVPILVDGEFRGSAGVDFSVDFIQGLLKQNSQALYDGAGDWTLIAPRGGITAYTKAPEAVGKPAGEVFDASVNALLDQARQGQPTLRENAGQIEMAWPFHVGPADGKPWILMIRLPESVAMAGINDLQQQLAAQRHRDTLAMLAVGAGLAALGLLVSWLLGGSLSRPLKRLALRMREIASGDGDLTQRLPVRGRNESAELAIQFNAFAEKMQQVMIEVRDSSDSVKHASLEIASGSEDLSRRTDSMAASLQQTSASIEQITGTVEHTAHSAREVDKLAVSATEAAQRGGEVVSSVVQTMDEIEASSRQIAEIVTTMDSIAFQTNLLALNASVEAARAGENGRGFAVVAQEVRNLASRSADAARQIKTLIDASADRTQTGAQRVRDAGAAMDEIVASIARVNGVLGEITAATGEQSQGIGQVNLAVAELDSVTQQNATMVQQTATAAAALQQESQRLAETVGAFTLDDTGGNRRPALGR
- the stpA gene encoding glucosylglycerol 3-phosphatase encodes the protein MTDPQPPSAALSLTPRPFSLDHAELGQALAASANLLIIQDLDGVCMGLVDDPLTRQLPRRYLEAAGELAGHFFVLTNGEHVGARGVNALVEANFDDPAEARRRGCYLPGLAAGGVQWQDRFGRVSHPGVSAAELDFLASFPVAAETFLDHCLARPPFALDAATRAPLIAAAVLDNLASPTLNLNVFRRHWQATPEPYWRLQEAVVDFMQARLAAAAAAGLEDAFFIHYAPNAGRDDSGQERPRLGTAEGTTDFQLMLRGAVKESGVLAILNRYYQARTGVAPLGETFDARQAPREPKALLALAREHFDPALMPMIVGVGDTLTSVSTSEDDTPQRGGSDRGFLTLVQQLGHAFARPNRVLFVDSSGGEVARARVDAERLARHARDPGVSPWPALAGISDPDDPLRLDVIFAGGHIEYVDFFCELARQRRARPPQPD
- a CDS encoding pyridoxamine 5'-phosphate oxidase family protein; this encodes MSSPEHKQKIWQLIDDIKVGMLVTLDDGAPRARPMHLVQDAYDGTLWFYTRRSAEKAFEAQSDRDVCITFSDQKHGVYVSMSGKARLRDDAELIDKYWNPFVAAWFEGGREDDDIAMLEIDIDFGEHWQARESKAFQLYEIAKANVKKDHKPDMGENEKFGH